A part of Ignavibacteriales bacterium genomic DNA contains:
- a CDS encoding permease produces MKNKILLLSSFLIVWILLYLNLNTITDFLVYLIIGLEKNTHLTNAIWFFIFEVPKVLMLLILVVFGVGIIRSYFSPERTRKMLGGKSLFAGNVLASSLGVVTPFCSCSAIPLFLGFVQSGVPLGVTFSFLIAAPMINEVALVLLFGLFGWKTALLYAATGLLIAITAGYVIGRLNLERFVEGWVYETKAKQVEFIEEKIPFEERIELGITAVKEIVVKVWIYIVLGIAVGAGIHGYVPENFMASLMGKSAGWSVPLSVLIGIPMYSNAAGIIPIVQALLEKGASLGTVLAFMMSVIGLSLPETIILKKVLKIQLIGVFVGVVGLGIIIVGFLFNLIY; encoded by the coding sequence ATGAAAAATAAAATATTACTTCTCTCATCTTTTCTAATAGTTTGGATACTGCTTTATCTAAATCTTAACACAATTACAGATTTTTTAGTTTATTTAATTATTGGTTTAGAAAAAAACACACATCTAACAAATGCAATTTGGTTTTTCATTTTTGAAGTTCCAAAAGTATTGATGCTGCTTATACTAGTTGTCTTTGGAGTTGGCATAATACGCTCATATTTCTCGCCAGAGCGAACAAGAAAAATGCTTGGCGGAAAATCATTATTTGCCGGAAATGTTTTAGCAAGTTCATTAGGTGTTGTTACACCATTTTGTTCTTGTTCAGCAATTCCTTTGTTTCTCGGTTTTGTTCAAAGTGGTGTTCCTCTTGGCGTCACATTTTCATTTTTAATTGCAGCACCAATGATAAATGAAGTTGCACTTGTTTTACTTTTTGGACTGTTCGGATGGAAAACTGCTTTGTTATATGCAGCAACAGGTTTGTTGATTGCGATAACTGCTGGATATGTAATCGGAAGATTAAATCTGGAGAGATTTGTTGAAGGTTGGGTTTATGAAACAAAGGCTAAGCAAGTAGAATTTATAGAAGAAAAAATTCCATTCGAAGAGAGAATTGAATTAGGAATAACAGCAGTAAAAGAAATTGTTGTAAAAGTTTGGATCTACATTGTTTTGGGAATTGCAGTTGGTGCAGGCATTCACGGTTATGTACCGGAAAATTTTATGGCTTCCTTAATGGGTAAATCTGCAGGGTGGTCAGTTCCTCTTTCAGTTTTGATTGGTATTCCAATGTATTCAAACGCAGCCGGAATAATTCCCATTGTGCAAGCACTTTTAGAAAAAGGAGCTTCATTAGGAACAGTCCTGGCATTTATGATGAGCGTGATCGGTTTGTCATTACCCGAAACAATTATCCTTAAAAAAGTTCTCAAGATTCAATTGATAGGAGTTTTTGTTGGAGTTGTCGGACTTGGAATAATTATAGTAGGCTTTTTATTTAATCTAATTTATTAA
- a CDS encoding thioredoxin family protein, whose product MNIIKVYGSGCANCKRLEAMCTEVIQENNFDASIEKVTDLQEIMKTGILSTPGLEINGKMISSGKLPTKSTLIHWIQENIN is encoded by the coding sequence ATGAATATTATAAAAGTTTATGGCAGTGGTTGTGCAAATTGCAAAAGACTCGAAGCAATGTGCACGGAAGTAATTCAAGAAAATAATTTTGATGCTTCAATTGAGAAGGTTACTGATCTTCAAGAGATAATGAAAACCGGAATTTTATCAACACCCGGGCTTGAGATAAATGGTAAAATGATTTCGAGTGGAAAACTTCCAACTAAATCAACTTTAATCCATTGGATTCAGGAAAACATCAATTAA
- a CDS encoding arsenate reductase ArsC: MKKRILILCTGNSCRSQMAEGFLKSFDKNLEVYSAGTKPAEKVNPFAVKAMQEIGIDISDGIAENVDKYLSQSFDYVITVCDNAKETCPVFIGNVKHRLHIGFDDPADAVGSEEEVMPVYRRVRDEIKKEFNNFYQDNLKEK; encoded by the coding sequence ATGAAGAAAAGAATATTAATTCTCTGTACCGGAAATTCCTGCCGCAGTCAGATGGCAGAAGGATTTTTAAAATCATTTGATAAAAATCTGGAAGTCTATTCTGCGGGTACAAAACCGGCAGAAAAAGTAAATCCTTTTGCAGTAAAAGCAATGCAGGAAATTGGGATAGATATAAGTGATGGAATAGCCGAAAATGTTGATAAATATCTTTCACAATCTTTTGATTATGTAATTACGGTTTGTGATAATGCAAAAGAAACTTGTCCAGTTTTTATTGGTAATGTAAAGCATCGATTACACATCGGATTTGATGATCCGGCTGATGCAGTTGGAAGTGAAGAAGAAGTGATGCCTGTTTATCGGCGAGTAAGAGATGAAATCAAAAAGGAGTTTAACAATTTTTATCAAGATAATTTGAAGGAGAAATAA